Proteins from a single region of Saccharospirillaceae bacterium:
- a CDS encoding chemotaxis protein CheW: MAAINEVSVSESDAEHQYLTFIMAGEEYGVDILAVQEIRGWEDSTFIPNAPAYIKGVINLRGTIVPIMDLRTRFGLEDVQYSPLTVVTILKFESDQGERVMGIVVDAVSDVYTISDDETRRTPELTEDKNSAFIKGLVNVDDKMIILLDVESLLSFEQKTLTKLVAAQ, translated from the coding sequence ATGGCAGCAATAAATGAAGTGAGTGTGAGTGAATCTGATGCCGAGCACCAGTATCTGACGTTTATAATGGCGGGTGAGGAATATGGTGTTGATATTCTTGCTGTCCAGGAAATTCGTGGCTGGGAAGACTCCACCTTTATCCCGAATGCGCCTGCTTATATCAAAGGTGTCATTAATCTTCGGGGGACGATTGTTCCCATTATGGATTTGCGTACACGTTTTGGTCTAGAGGATGTTCAATATAGTCCACTTACTGTTGTCACTATTTTGAAATTTGAATCAGATCAGGGAGAACGTGTTATGGGAATTGTTGTTGATGCAGTTTCAGATGTGTACACCATTTCGGACGACGAGACTCGTAGAACCCCGGAACTGACAGAAGATAAGAACTCAGCATTTATTAAGGGTCTGGTTAATGTAGACGATAAAATGATCATCCTCCTGGATGTGGAGTCCTTACTCAGTTTTGAACAAAAAACGCTGACTAAACTCGTTGCAGCTCAGTAA
- a CDS encoding protein-glutamate O-methyltransferase, which yields MGRILTVSTVYDEQQRNNDREFRMTTADFDRISKLALQYSGIVLARHKRNMVYSRIARRVRALKLDCFSDYLNYLECNHAVEASEFINALTTNLTSFFRENHHFNFLKEELFPKLAIINQSSRKLRIWSAGCSIGQEAYSIAMMLKESVFPLSWDVKILATDLDSNVIEAGRDAVYPSEHIDGIDSEIVKKYFNRSNDGQSVQVKDALRKMVFFKRLNLLEEWPMTGPFDVIFCRNVVIYFNKETQNILFDRYADMLPIGGHLIIGHSENINGVTDRFENLGNTIYRKKR from the coding sequence ATGGGCAGAATTTTAACGGTGAGCACTGTTTATGATGAACAGCAACGTAATAATGACCGTGAATTCAGGATGACCACTGCTGACTTCGATCGAATTTCGAAGTTAGCACTGCAATACAGCGGCATTGTTCTGGCCCGCCACAAACGTAATATGGTGTACAGCCGTATCGCTCGTCGTGTCAGAGCACTGAAATTAGACTGCTTTTCCGATTACCTGAATTATCTGGAGTGTAATCACGCTGTTGAGGCATCGGAATTCATTAATGCTCTGACGACTAACCTAACATCATTTTTCCGGGAAAATCATCATTTTAATTTTCTAAAAGAAGAGCTATTTCCAAAACTGGCCATCATCAATCAGAGCAGTAGAAAACTACGGATTTGGTCGGCCGGTTGCTCGATCGGACAAGAGGCTTATTCAATAGCGATGATGTTAAAGGAGTCTGTATTCCCATTAAGTTGGGATGTGAAAATACTGGCAACCGATTTGGACTCTAACGTCATTGAAGCCGGTCGAGATGCCGTTTATCCATCAGAACACATCGATGGTATTGACAGTGAAATTGTCAAAAAATACTTTAATCGAAGTAATGATGGACAGTCTGTTCAGGTGAAAGACGCACTCAGAAAGATGGTTTTTTTTAAGCGTCTTAATTTGCTCGAAGAGTGGCCTATGACAGGACCTTTCGACGTTATCTTTTGTCGAAACGTCGTTATCTACTTTAACAAAGAAACACAGAATATTTTATTTGATCGATACGCCGATATGCTACCTATTGGTGGTCACCTTATCATCGGTCACTCAGAGAATATCAATGGTGTTACGGACAGATTCGAAAATTTGGGTAATACCATTTACCGGAAGAAAAGATGA
- the cheD gene encoding chemoreceptor glutamine deamidase CheD codes for MNVSEAKRAVQPPAGSGFEHVNRYWDPVHNVWAAKILPGEFYISTHGEMVVTVLGSCIAACIRDKVRGIGGMNHFMLPMQGAFSSDIWGTNSNTHASRYGNWAMEYLINEILKRGGKRENLEVKLFGGGQMIASMSDIGQRNILFAYNYLASEGLQVEASDVGDVFARKVLYFPDTGSVKVRRIKQMSNDTLIQRETEYRKTVSQPKGPAGGGIDLF; via the coding sequence ATGAATGTTTCTGAAGCTAAACGCGCTGTTCAGCCTCCGGCAGGCTCGGGTTTTGAGCATGTCAATCGTTACTGGGACCCCGTGCATAACGTCTGGGCAGCCAAAATCTTACCTGGCGAATTTTATATCTCTACTCATGGAGAAATGGTTGTTACGGTATTAGGTTCATGTATTGCGGCCTGTATTCGCGATAAGGTTCGGGGCATTGGTGGTATGAATCATTTTATGCTGCCAATGCAAGGCGCGTTTTCTTCTGACATCTGGGGAACTAATTCGAATACACACGCTTCCCGCTACGGCAACTGGGCGATGGAGTATCTGATTAACGAAATTCTCAAGCGTGGTGGTAAACGTGAAAACCTCGAAGTTAAGCTGTTTGGTGGCGGCCAGATGATCGCCTCCATGAGTGATATCGGCCAACGAAATATCCTGTTCGCCTATAATTACTTAGCAAGTGAAGGTTTGCAGGTTGAAGCGTCAGATGTGGGTGATGTATTTGCCCGTAAAGTGCTTTACTTCCCGGATACTGGCAGTGTCAAAGTCAGACGTATTAAGCAGATGAGCAATGATACATTGATTCAACGTGAGACTGAGTATCGTAAAACGGTCTCTCAGCCGAAAGGACCTGCTGGCGGAGGCATAGATTTATTCTGA